From Eleftheria terrae, the proteins below share one genomic window:
- a CDS encoding aldehyde dehydrogenase family protein, giving the protein MTQLFKHYINGRWETGVTIGVSENPSDLSDVVGEFARADASQTEEAVRAAAAARDAWAHSTPMRRFEVLDFIGTELLARKEELGRLLSREEGKTLPEGMAEAGRAGQIFKFFAGEALRAHGERLASVRPGVEVEITREPVGVVGLITPWNFPLAIPAWKIAPALAHGNTVVFKPAELVPGCAWALADIISRSGLPAGVFNLVMGSGRKVGQAMVEHPLIDAISFTGSVPTGDALLKTASARRAKVQLEMGGKNPLVVLADADLEQAVECAVQGSFYSTGQRCTASSRLIVEAGIFDRFRQRLLERTRALNVDHALKRGTEIGPVVSGAQLEQDLSYIEIGRGEGAELLCGGERLERETRGHYMSPALFVAEPHHRVAREEIFGPVACLLRADDAAHALALANDTPFGLCAGICTTSLKQASHFKRHAQVGMVMVNLPTAGVDPHVAFGGRKGSSYGPREQGSHAAEFYSTVKTAYTMP; this is encoded by the coding sequence ATGACCCAACTCTTCAAGCACTACATCAACGGGCGCTGGGAAACCGGCGTCACCATCGGCGTCAGCGAGAACCCGTCGGACCTGTCCGACGTGGTGGGCGAGTTCGCCCGGGCCGACGCCAGCCAGACCGAGGAAGCCGTCCGCGCCGCGGCGGCGGCCCGGGACGCCTGGGCCCACAGCACGCCGATGCGGCGCTTCGAGGTGCTCGACTTCATCGGCACCGAGTTGCTGGCGCGCAAGGAGGAACTGGGCCGGCTGCTCTCCCGCGAGGAAGGCAAGACGCTGCCGGAAGGCATGGCCGAAGCCGGTCGTGCCGGCCAGATCTTCAAGTTCTTCGCCGGCGAGGCCTTGCGCGCCCATGGCGAGCGGCTGGCCTCGGTGCGGCCGGGGGTGGAGGTCGAGATCACCCGGGAGCCGGTGGGTGTGGTGGGGCTGATCACGCCCTGGAACTTCCCGCTCGCCATTCCGGCCTGGAAGATCGCGCCAGCCCTGGCGCACGGCAACACGGTGGTGTTCAAGCCGGCCGAGCTGGTGCCCGGCTGCGCCTGGGCGCTGGCCGACATCATCAGCCGCTCCGGCCTGCCGGCCGGTGTGTTCAACCTGGTGATGGGCAGCGGCCGCAAGGTTGGCCAGGCGATGGTGGAGCATCCGCTCATCGACGCCATCAGCTTCACCGGCTCGGTGCCCACCGGCGACGCACTGCTCAAGACCGCAAGCGCGCGGCGCGCCAAGGTGCAGCTGGAGATGGGCGGCAAGAACCCGCTGGTGGTCCTGGCCGATGCCGACCTGGAGCAGGCCGTCGAGTGCGCGGTGCAGGGCTCGTTCTATTCCACCGGCCAGCGCTGCACCGCATCGAGCCGGCTGATCGTGGAGGCCGGCATCTTCGACCGCTTCCGCCAGCGCCTGTTGGAGCGCACCCGGGCGCTCAACGTGGACCATGCGCTCAAGCGCGGCACCGAGATCGGCCCGGTGGTGAGCGGCGCGCAGCTGGAGCAGGACCTGAGCTACATCGAGATCGGCCGTGGCGAAGGCGCCGAGCTGCTGTGCGGCGGCGAGCGGCTGGAACGCGAGACGCGCGGGCACTACATGAGCCCCGCGCTGTTCGTGGCCGAGCCGCACCACCGCGTGGCGCGCGAGGAGATCTTCGGCCCGGTGGCCTGCCTCCTCCGCGCCGACGATGCAGCCCATGCGCTGGCCCTGGCCAATGACACGCCCTTCGGCTTGTGCGCCGGCATCTGCACCACCTCGCTCAAGCAGGCCAGCCACTTCAAGCGCCATGCCCAGGTCGGCATGGTGATGGTCAACCTGCCGACCGCCGGCGTCGACCCGCATGTGGCCTTCGGCGGCCGCAAGGGCTCCAGCTACGGCCCGCGCGAGCAGGGCAGCCATGCGGCCGAGTTCTATTCCACCGTCAAGACGGCCTACACCATGCCGTGA
- a CDS encoding ABC transporter substrate-binding protein, which translates to MDALRRTVLAGLATAPLWARAQQKKIVLGFSQIGAESEWRTANTESIKSAAREAGIELKFSDAQQKQENQIKALRSFIAQRVDVIAFSPVVESGWETVLREAKAAKIPVILTDRAVNVKDDSLWVSFMGSDFLEEGRKAGRWLLEKTRGGSGDVNIVELQGTVGSAPALDRKRGFEEVIKADPRYKIIRSQTGDFTRAKGKEVMEAFLKAEGRKIHVLYAHNDDMAIGAIQAIEEAGLQPAKDITIISIDAVKGAFEAMLAGKLNVTVECSPLLGPQLMQAVKDLKAGKTLPKRIVTEESVFPMEVAAKEFPKRKY; encoded by the coding sequence ATGGACGCATTGAGGCGCACGGTGCTGGCCGGACTGGCCACCGCACCCCTGTGGGCACGGGCCCAGCAGAAGAAGATCGTGCTCGGCTTCAGCCAGATTGGCGCTGAGTCGGAATGGCGCACCGCCAACACCGAATCGATCAAGTCCGCGGCCCGCGAGGCCGGCATCGAGCTGAAGTTCTCGGACGCCCAGCAGAAGCAGGAGAACCAGATCAAGGCGCTGCGCTCCTTCATCGCGCAGCGGGTCGATGTGATCGCGTTCTCGCCGGTGGTGGAGTCCGGTTGGGAGACCGTGCTGCGCGAGGCCAAGGCGGCGAAGATCCCGGTCATCCTGACCGACCGCGCGGTGAACGTGAAAGACGACAGCCTGTGGGTCAGCTTCATGGGCTCGGACTTCCTGGAGGAAGGCCGCAAGGCCGGGCGCTGGCTGCTGGAGAAGACCAGGGGCGGCAGCGGCGACGTCAACATCGTGGAGCTGCAGGGCACCGTGGGCTCGGCCCCGGCGCTGGACCGAAAGAGGGGTTTCGAGGAGGTGATCAAGGCCGATCCGCGCTACAAGATCATCCGCTCGCAGACCGGCGACTTCACCCGGGCCAAGGGCAAGGAAGTGATGGAAGCGTTCCTGAAGGCCGAGGGCCGCAAGATCCACGTGCTCTACGCGCACAACGACGACATGGCCATCGGTGCCATCCAGGCCATCGAAGAGGCGGGCCTGCAGCCGGCAAAGGACATCACGATCATCTCCATCGACGCGGTCAAGGGCGCCTTCGAGGCGATGCTGGCCGGCAAGCTCAACGTCACGGTGGAATGCAGCCCGCTGCTCGGGCCGCAGCTGATGCAGGCGGTGAAGGACCTGAAGGCCGGCAAGACGCTGCCCAAGCGCATCGTCACCGAGGAGTCGGTGTTCCCGATGGAAGTCGCGGCCAAGGAATTCCCCAAGCGCAAGTACTGA
- a CDS encoding arabinose ABC transporter substrate-binding protein encodes MKTLLKHLAAACVVALAAGPLQAAEKLGYLVKQPEEPWFQTEWAFAEKAGKEAGFEVLKIAVPDGEKTLNAIDSLAANGAKGFVICTPDPKLGPAIMAKAKSLGLKVVTVDDQFVNAKGQPMTDVPLVMMAASKVGERQGTELYKEMQRRKWKPEETAAMVITANELDTARRRTDGAMAALKAAGFPAKQIFTVPTKSNDIPGALDAGNSLLVQHPGVKNWLVVGMNDNTVLGGVRATEGNGFKAENVIGIGINGVDAVNELSKSKATGFYGSLLPSPDVHGRTSITMLHDWVVKGQEPKKFVEVTDAVLITRDNFREELKKKGLGS; translated from the coding sequence ATGAAAACCCTGCTCAAGCACCTTGCCGCCGCCTGCGTCGTGGCCCTGGCCGCCGGCCCCTTGCAGGCCGCCGAGAAGCTCGGCTACCTGGTGAAGCAGCCAGAGGAGCCCTGGTTCCAGACCGAATGGGCGTTCGCCGAGAAGGCCGGCAAGGAGGCCGGCTTCGAGGTGCTCAAGATCGCAGTGCCCGATGGCGAGAAGACCCTCAATGCCATCGACAGCCTGGCCGCCAACGGCGCCAAGGGCTTTGTCATCTGCACGCCCGACCCCAAGCTCGGGCCGGCCATCATGGCCAAGGCCAAGTCGCTGGGACTCAAGGTGGTGACGGTGGATGACCAGTTCGTCAATGCCAAGGGCCAGCCGATGACGGACGTGCCGCTGGTGATGATGGCCGCCAGCAAGGTCGGCGAGCGCCAGGGCACTGAGCTGTACAAGGAAATGCAGCGCCGCAAGTGGAAGCCCGAGGAGACCGCCGCAATGGTGATCACCGCCAATGAGCTGGACACCGCCCGCCGCCGCACCGACGGCGCGATGGCCGCCCTGAAGGCGGCCGGCTTCCCGGCCAAGCAGATCTTCACCGTGCCCACCAAGAGCAACGACATTCCCGGCGCGCTGGACGCCGGCAACTCGCTGCTGGTGCAGCACCCCGGCGTGAAGAACTGGCTGGTGGTGGGCATGAACGACAACACCGTGCTGGGCGGCGTGCGTGCCACCGAGGGCAACGGCTTCAAGGCCGAGAACGTGATCGGCATCGGCATCAATGGCGTCGACGCGGTCAACGAGCTGTCCAAGAGCAAGGCCACCGGCTTCTACGGCTCGCTGCTGCCCAGTCCCGACGTGCACGGCCGCACCAGCATCACGATGCTGCACGACTGGGTGGTGAAGGGCCAGGAGCCGAAGAAGTTCGTCGAGGTGACCGACGCGGTGCTGATCACCCGCGACAACTTCCGCGAAGAGCTGAAGAAGAAGGGCCTCGGCTCCTGA
- a CDS encoding LysR family transcriptional regulator: MTTASYTHWFIRARLKTRQLLLLMALEEEGNIHRAAQVLNMTQPAASKLLKDLEDMLGVSLFERLPRGMRPTWYGETMIRHARMALASLSQAHDEIEALKAGRYGQVSVGAITAPGMTLLPPAVTLVKQEHPDLRVSLQIETSDVLMERLAQGKLDMVVGRLFERHDKTDLRYEALVEEPVCAVARPGHPLQGVARLGLRDIVGAGWILPPAGSVLRHRFDLMFQEEGLEAPGNVIETSALLFMTRMLQQSDLVAVVATDVARYYAEHGLVTVLPIALPCKMDAFGLITRTDRLLSPAAKVMLRALKSTALTVYGVQLSEGQERA; encoded by the coding sequence ATGACAACCGCGAGCTACACCCACTGGTTCATCCGCGCCCGGCTCAAGACGCGCCAACTGCTGCTGCTGATGGCGCTGGAGGAGGAAGGCAACATCCACCGGGCGGCCCAGGTGCTGAACATGACGCAGCCCGCCGCCTCGAAGCTGCTCAAGGACCTGGAGGACATGCTGGGCGTGTCGCTCTTCGAGCGGCTGCCGCGCGGCATGCGGCCCACCTGGTATGGCGAGACCATGATCCGCCACGCCCGCATGGCGCTGGCCAGCCTGTCGCAGGCGCATGACGAAATCGAGGCCCTGAAGGCCGGCCGCTACGGCCAGGTGAGCGTGGGGGCCATCACGGCCCCCGGCATGACGCTGCTGCCACCCGCGGTCACGCTGGTGAAGCAGGAGCACCCGGACCTGCGGGTGTCATTGCAGATCGAGACCAGCGATGTGCTGATGGAGCGGCTGGCGCAGGGCAAGCTCGACATGGTGGTGGGCCGCCTGTTCGAGCGCCATGACAAGACCGACTTGCGCTACGAAGCGCTGGTGGAGGAACCGGTCTGCGCGGTGGCGCGGCCGGGCCACCCCTTGCAAGGCGTCGCCCGCCTGGGGCTGCGCGACATCGTCGGTGCCGGCTGGATCCTGCCGCCGGCCGGCAGCGTGCTGAGGCACCGCTTCGACCTGATGTTCCAGGAGGAAGGCCTGGAGGCGCCCGGCAACGTCATCGAGACGTCCGCCCTGCTTTTCATGACCCGCATGCTGCAACAGAGCGACCTGGTCGCGGTGGTGGCGACCGACGTCGCGCGCTACTACGCCGAACACGGCCTGGTGACCGTGCTGCCGATCGCCCTGCCGTGCAAGATGGACGCCTTCGGGCTGATCACCCGCACCGACCGGCTGCTGTCGCCAGCCGCCAAGGTCATGCTGCGCGCCCTCAAGAGCACCGCGCTGACCGTCTATGGCGTGCAGCTGAGCGAAGGACAGGAGCGGGCGTGA
- the araD1 gene encoding AraD1 family protein, with protein MRLIQFLDAAGQAAVGVVDKDGATVRPLQGYTSTYALALAAIERGESLESVATGTLAAARLSYADLLHGRRLLPPLTHPDPAHCHVTGTGLTHLGSAAARDAMHQKVADDEATLSDSMRVFKWGIEGGRPQPGQAGVQPEWFYKGDGSIVVAPGAPLVSPAFALDGGEEPELVGLYLIGPDGRPHRLGYAIGNEFSDHVTERQNYLYLAHSKLRPCAIGPELRTGELPQHLEGRSRILRGDAVVWERPFLTGEANMCHSLANLEYHHFKYAPHRRPGDVHLHFFGTATLSFADGIHLQPGDRFEIELPDLGAPLSNPFDVAEAEFAAGSVAAL; from the coding sequence ATGCGACTGATCCAGTTTCTCGATGCCGCCGGCCAGGCCGCCGTCGGGGTCGTCGACAAGGACGGTGCCACCGTCCGCCCGCTGCAGGGCTACACCTCGACCTATGCCCTGGCGCTGGCCGCCATCGAGCGCGGCGAGTCGCTGGAGTCGGTAGCCACCGGCACACTGGCAGCCGCCCGGCTGTCCTATGCCGACCTGTTGCACGGGCGCCGCCTGCTGCCGCCCCTGACCCATCCGGACCCGGCCCATTGCCACGTCACCGGCACCGGCCTGACCCACCTCGGCAGCGCCGCTGCCCGCGATGCCATGCACCAGAAGGTGGCCGACGACGAGGCCACCCTGTCGGACTCCATGCGGGTCTTCAAGTGGGGCATCGAGGGTGGGCGGCCGCAGCCAGGCCAGGCTGGCGTGCAGCCGGAGTGGTTCTACAAGGGCGACGGCAGCATCGTGGTGGCGCCGGGTGCACCGCTGGTCTCACCTGCCTTCGCACTGGATGGCGGTGAGGAGCCGGAACTGGTCGGGCTCTACCTGATCGGCCCGGACGGCCGGCCGCACCGGCTCGGCTACGCCATCGGCAACGAGTTCTCGGACCATGTCACTGAGCGCCAGAACTACCTCTACCTGGCGCATTCCAAGCTGCGGCCCTGCGCCATCGGCCCGGAGCTGCGCACCGGCGAGCTGCCGCAGCACCTGGAAGGACGCAGCCGCATCCTGCGTGGCGACGCGGTGGTCTGGGAGCGGCCCTTCCTGACCGGCGAGGCCAACATGTGCCATTCCCTGGCCAACCTCGAATACCACCACTTCAAGTACGCGCCGCACCGCCGGCCCGGCGACGTGCACCTGCATTTCTTCGGCACCGCCACATTGAGCTTCGCCGACGGCATCCACCTGCAGCCGGGCGACCGCTTCGAGATCGAGCTGCCCGACCTGGGCGCGCCGCTGTCCAACCCCTTCGATGTTGCCGAGGCCGAGTTCGCGGCTGGCAGCGTGGCCGCCCTCTGA